From Streptomyces sp. NBC_01754, a single genomic window includes:
- a CDS encoding STAS domain-containing protein has product MSFVYRTSLWGVDDTNPNALVLTGRVTRADVPGLCAELEALLSVPGTTVVDCDVRGVTHPDLALAEAVARLALVARRAGGAVLRLRDAPGELRSLLDLLGLAEVLGHVRVDPP; this is encoded by the coding sequence ATGAGTTTCGTGTACCGCACCAGTCTGTGGGGTGTGGACGACACGAATCCGAACGCCCTCGTTCTCACCGGACGCGTCACCCGTGCCGATGTGCCGGGGCTCTGCGCCGAGTTGGAGGCGCTGTTGAGCGTGCCCGGCACCACCGTCGTGGACTGCGACGTCCGGGGTGTGACACACCCGGACCTGGCCCTGGCCGAGGCGGTGGCCCGGCTGGCCCTCGTCGCCCGCCGGGCCGGGGGCGCCGTGCTCCGGCTGCGCGACGCCCCCGGGGAACTCCGGTCCCTGCTCGACCTGCTGGGTCTGGCCGAGGTGCTGGGGCACGTCCGGGTGGACCCGCCCTGA
- a CDS encoding thymidine phosphorylase — MDAISVIRTKRDRGELSPEQIDWVIDAYTRGEVADEQMSALAMAILLNGMNRTEIARWTAAMIASGERMNFDALSRPTTDKHSTGGVGDKITLPLAPLVAACGAAVPQLSGRGLGHTGGTLDKLESIPGWRALLSNEEMLDVLDTTGAVICAAGDGLAPADKRLYALRDVTGTVEAIPLIASSIMSKKIAEGTGALVLDVKVGSGAFMKTVEDARELASTMVALGTDSGVRTVALLTDMSTPLGLTAGNALEVRESVEVLAGGGPKDVTELTLALAREMLDAAGLKDADPEKALADGSAMDVWRRMITAQGGAPDAPLPVAREQHVITAAASGVLTRLDAYDIGVAAWRLGAGRARKEDPVQAGAGVEMHAKPGDTVTEGQPLLTLHTDTSEKFEYALKALPGSYDIAPADTPFTATPVVRERIA, encoded by the coding sequence ATGGACGCCATCTCCGTCATCCGCACCAAGCGGGACCGAGGCGAACTCAGCCCCGAGCAGATCGACTGGGTGATCGACGCCTACACCCGCGGCGAGGTCGCCGACGAGCAGATGTCCGCGCTGGCCATGGCGATCCTGCTGAACGGCATGAACCGCACCGAGATCGCCCGCTGGACCGCCGCGATGATCGCCTCCGGCGAGCGGATGAACTTCGACGCCCTGTCCCGCCCCACCACCGACAAGCACTCCACCGGTGGCGTCGGCGACAAGATCACCCTGCCGCTCGCACCGCTGGTCGCCGCCTGCGGCGCGGCCGTGCCGCAGCTCAGCGGCCGGGGGCTCGGCCACACCGGCGGCACCCTCGACAAGCTGGAGTCGATCCCGGGCTGGCGCGCCCTGCTGTCCAACGAGGAGATGCTGGACGTCCTGGACACCACCGGCGCCGTCATCTGCGCGGCGGGCGACGGACTCGCCCCCGCCGACAAGCGGCTGTACGCGCTCCGCGACGTCACCGGGACCGTCGAGGCGATCCCGCTCATCGCCAGCTCGATCATGTCCAAGAAGATCGCCGAAGGCACCGGCGCGCTGGTCCTGGACGTCAAGGTCGGCTCCGGCGCCTTCATGAAGACCGTCGAGGACGCCCGGGAACTGGCCTCCACCATGGTCGCGCTGGGCACCGACAGCGGCGTACGGACGGTCGCGCTGCTCACCGACATGTCCACCCCGCTCGGTCTGACCGCGGGCAACGCCCTGGAGGTGCGCGAGTCCGTCGAGGTCCTGGCCGGCGGCGGCCCGAAGGACGTGACCGAGCTGACCCTGGCGCTCGCCCGCGAGATGCTGGACGCCGCCGGGCTCAAGGACGCCGACCCGGAGAAGGCCCTCGCCGACGGCTCCGCCATGGACGTGTGGCGCCGCATGATCACCGCCCAGGGCGGCGCCCCGGACGCCCCGCTGCCCGTCGCCCGCGAGCAGCACGTGATCACCGCCGCCGCCTCCGGGGTGCTGACCCGCCTGGACGCCTACGACATCGGCGTCGCCGCCTGGCGCCTCGGCGCCGGCCGGGCGCGCAAGGAGGACCCGGTGCAGGCGGGCGCCGGCGTCGAGATGCACGCCAAGCCGGGTGACACCGTGACCGAGGGGCAGCCGCTGCTGACCCTGCACACGGACACCTCGGAGAAGTTCGAGTACGCGCTGAAGGCCCTGCCCGGCTCGTACGACATCGCCCCGGCGGACACCCCCTTCACCGCCACCCCGGTGGTCCGGGAGCGCATCGCCTGA
- a CDS encoding MFS transporter yields the protein MPPASTEASTITLDASAPPSAAVTPAAPATTAPATADRLEPGRPGYRRMSFAFFASGVAAFALLYSTQALLPAVSASFGATAGQASWTVSAATGALALCVLPLSALSERFGRRQMMTASLTVAVLVGLLVPFAPSLGWLIALRAVQGAALAGLPASAMAYLAEEVRPKALVAAIGLFVAGNSIGGMSGRILTGWVAQLGGWRMALGAVGLLAAGCAVVFHLMIPRARHFTPGSLNPRALAKTVGTHLADPLLRRLYAIGALFMTVFGAVYTVIGYRLVEGPFALPQGVVGSVFLVYLVGTASSAAAGRLVARLGRRGALHLAVSTTAAGLLLSLSDRLVAVLLGLVLITAGFFAGHAVASSSVSRTATTGRAQASALYQSAYYLGSSAGGTLGAVAFHAGGWGGTVALGLLAVLGVVTITLFGTRAARTERRTALRSAAAYS from the coding sequence ATGCCTCCTGCCAGTACCGAGGCGTCCACCATCACGCTGGACGCCTCAGCTCCGCCCTCCGCCGCCGTCACCCCGGCCGCGCCCGCGACCACCGCCCCGGCCACCGCCGACCGCCTGGAGCCGGGCCGCCCCGGCTACCGCCGGATGAGCTTCGCGTTCTTCGCCTCCGGTGTCGCTGCCTTCGCCCTCCTCTACTCCACCCAGGCCCTGCTGCCCGCCGTCTCCGCCTCCTTCGGCGCCACGGCCGGCCAGGCGAGCTGGACGGTCTCCGCGGCGACCGGGGCGCTGGCCCTGTGTGTCCTGCCGCTGAGCGCGCTCTCCGAGCGTTTCGGGCGGCGGCAGATGATGACGGCGTCCCTCACGGTCGCGGTCCTGGTCGGGCTGCTCGTGCCGTTCGCCCCGTCGCTCGGCTGGCTGATCGCGCTGCGCGCCGTCCAGGGCGCCGCACTGGCCGGGCTGCCGGCCTCGGCGATGGCGTACCTCGCCGAGGAGGTGCGGCCCAAGGCGCTGGTGGCCGCGATCGGCCTCTTCGTGGCGGGCAACAGCATCGGCGGGATGAGCGGCCGCATCCTCACCGGCTGGGTCGCCCAGCTGGGCGGCTGGCGTATGGCGCTCGGCGCCGTCGGGCTGCTGGCGGCCGGCTGCGCGGTCGTCTTCCACCTGATGATTCCGAGGGCCCGGCACTTCACGCCCGGTTCACTGAACCCGAGGGCCCTGGCCAAGACCGTCGGCACGCACCTCGCCGACCCGCTGCTGCGTCGGCTGTACGCGATCGGCGCCCTGTTCATGACGGTGTTCGGCGCCGTCTACACCGTGATCGGATACCGGCTGGTCGAGGGGCCGTTCGCCCTTCCGCAGGGCGTCGTCGGTTCGGTCTTCCTGGTCTATCTGGTGGGCACCGCCTCCTCCGCCGCGGCCGGGCGGCTCGTCGCCCGGCTGGGCCGCCGGGGCGCGCTGCACCTCGCCGTCTCCACGACGGCCGCCGGTCTGCTGCTCTCACTGTCCGACCGGCTGGTGGCGGTCCTGCTCGGCCTGGTGCTGATCACGGCCGGGTTCTTCGCCGGACACGCGGTCGCCTCGTCCTCGGTGAGCCGGACGGCGACGACGGGCCGCGCCCAGGCGTCGGCGCTCTACCAGTCGGCGTACTACCTGGGCTCCAGCGCGGGCGGCACGCTCGGCGCGGTCGCCTTCCACGCCGGAGGCTGGGGCGGCACGGTCGCCCTCGGCCTCCTCGCGGTGCTCGGCGTCGTGACGATCACCCTGTTCGGCACCCGGGCCGCCCGCACCGAGCGCCGGACGGCCCTGCGCTCGGCCGCCGCGTACAGCTGA
- a CDS encoding sigma-70 family RNA polymerase sigma factor, protein MSERTSTAEAGIEGRLEGHRVELTGYCYRMLGSSFEAEDAVQDTLVRAWRNFDKFEGRSSLRSWLYRIATNVCLDMLKASNKRARPMDLTGPTPPAQAALRPLPENTWLEPMPDGRVLPSVDDPAEAAVARESVRLAFVAALQHLPPKQRAVLILREVLAWKASEVAELLGTSVASVNSALQRARATLADPGRSVPDAADPLDEGQRRLLDRYVAAFEGYDMAALTALLHEDAVMSMPPFDLWLRGPDDITGFMTGMGAGCAGSKLVATEANGSPAFAHYKPDPDGPGFVPWAVQVIDVSGGAVTGLHCFLDTPRWFPLFGLPDRLEAA, encoded by the coding sequence ATGAGTGAGCGGACGTCGACGGCGGAAGCCGGCATCGAAGGTCGTCTGGAGGGACATCGGGTCGAGCTGACCGGTTACTGCTACCGGATGCTCGGATCGTCCTTCGAGGCGGAGGACGCGGTCCAGGACACGCTGGTGCGTGCCTGGCGCAACTTCGACAAGTTCGAAGGCCGTTCCTCGCTGCGTTCGTGGCTCTACCGGATCGCGACCAACGTCTGCCTGGACATGCTCAAGGCGAGCAACAAGCGGGCCAGGCCGATGGACCTCACCGGCCCGACCCCGCCGGCCCAGGCGGCGCTCAGACCGCTTCCGGAGAACACCTGGCTGGAGCCGATGCCGGACGGCCGCGTGCTGCCGTCGGTCGACGACCCGGCGGAGGCCGCCGTCGCCCGGGAATCGGTGCGCCTGGCCTTCGTCGCGGCGCTCCAGCACCTGCCGCCCAAGCAGCGTGCGGTGCTGATCCTGCGCGAGGTGCTGGCCTGGAAGGCGAGCGAGGTCGCCGAGCTGCTCGGTACCTCGGTCGCCTCGGTCAACAGCGCGTTACAGCGGGCCAGGGCGACGCTGGCGGACCCGGGCCGTTCGGTACCGGACGCGGCCGACCCGCTGGACGAGGGGCAGCGCAGGCTCCTGGACCGCTATGTGGCCGCGTTCGAGGGGTACGACATGGCGGCGCTGACCGCCCTGCTCCACGAGGACGCCGTGATGAGCATGCCGCCGTTCGACCTCTGGCTCCGGGGCCCCGACGACATCACGGGCTTCATGACCGGCATGGGCGCGGGCTGCGCGGGTTCGAAGCTGGTGGCGACCGAGGCCAACGGCTCCCCGGCCTTCGCGCACTACAAGCCGGATCCCGACGGCCCGGGCTTCGTGCCGTGGGCGGTGCAGGTCATCGACGTCTCGGGCGGCGCCGTCACCGGGCTGCACTGCTTCCTGGACACCCCGCGCTGGTTCCCGCTGTTCGGGCTGCCCGACCGGCTGGAGGCGGCGTGA